One Natronorubrum halophilum genomic window, GCATTAGCGGCCAGGCAGACGCCGTCCGCACCGCCATCGCTCGCGGCATCGTCCAGCAGTCGAACGACGCCGAACTCCGCGATGCGTTCATGGAGTTCGACCGCTCGCTGCTGGTCAACGACGTTCGCCAGTCCGAACCGAAGAAGTGGGGCGGCCCGGGCGCTCGGGCACGCTACCAGAAGTCCTACCGCTAAGGTGATTCAAATATGATGGTACCGGTCCGGTGTTTCACCTGTGGCACTGTCGTCGGCGAACACTGGGAGGAGTTCGACGAGCGAGCGAACGAGGGCGACGAGGACCCCGAAGCGGTCCTCGACGAGCTCGGCGTCGAGCGCTACTGCTGCCGGCGCATGCTCGTCAGTCACACCGACCTCGTCGACGTCGTCTCACCATACCAGTAACATGCAACAGGAACGCCACAACCGCTACGAGAAGGCACGCATCCTCGGCGCGCGAGCGCT contains:
- a CDS encoding DNA-directed RNA polymerase subunit N, with the protein product MMVPVRCFTCGTVVGEHWEEFDERANEGDEDPEAVLDELGVERYCCRRMLVSHTDLVDVVSPYQ